From the Colletotrichum lupini chromosome 1, complete sequence genome, the window CTCCAGACGACCGAAGTAGACTGGAATTAACGCCGCATAGGTACGAGTGGAACTTTGGCGACGTAAACCCTCCCGTTCATGCTTGGGCCACGTTCCGAGTGTTCAAGATTGAGCGCAAGCTCTACGGACGCCAGGATTTGGACTTCCTCGAGAGAGTTTTCCAGAAGCTGTTGCTGAACTTCACCTGGTGGGTTAACCGCAAGGACGCCGATGGCAAGAACGTCTTCGAGGGAGGCTTCCTCGGTCTCGACAACATTGGTCTTTTCAACCGCTCTGAGCCTCTCCCAACCGGCGGCTCTTTGGAGCAGGCCGACAGTACCGGATGGATGGCCTTCTACTGTCTCAGCATGCTCAACATTGCTCTTGAGCTTGCAAAGCACCGACGCACATACGAGGATATTGCTTCCAAGTTCTTTGAGCATTTCATCTTCATCAGTGACGCCATGACCTTCAGGACTGGCCAAAAAGACGAGAAGTCGCTCTGGAATGATGAGGATGGTTTCTACTACGACGCCATTTCATGGGGCGGCCCCTGGATCCAGCAGCTCCCAGTCCGTTCTCTTGTCGGATTGATTCCGCTTTACGCAACCCTGACTCTTGAGCCTGAGCTTATCAACAAGCTCCCCTCATTTAAAAAGAGGGTTGATTGGTTCATGGAGAACCGCTGCGATTTGGCCGAGCGAAACATGGCCAGTATCGCCAAGCGTGGAAAGGGCAATCGTATTCTCTTGTCAATTGTCAGCAAGGACAGGCTTGAGAAGATTCTCTACCGCATGCTTGATGAGGACGAGTTCTTCAGTGAGCACGGAATTCGTTCCTTGTCAAAGTACCACAAGGAGCACCCCTTCTCAATGGAGGTTAATGGCCAAACTTTCTCCGTCGGCTACGTTCCCGGTGACTCTGATAGCGGTCTGTTTGGTGGCAACAGTAACTGGAGAGGCCCCATTTGGTTGTGTGTCAACTTCCTTCTGGTTGAGTCTCTTCAGCGATTCTTCTTGTTCTACGGACACGAGTTCCAAGTCGAATGTCCCACGGGAAGTGGCGACTACATGCATTTGGGCCACGTCTCCGAGGAGATTCAGCATCGTCTGCAGCACTTGATGACGCGTAACGACGAGGGCCGGCGTAGCATCAACGCTGGAAATGATCTTCTGGACTTCGACCCTCACTGGAAGGACTACCTCTGGTTCTACGAGTTCTTCGACGGCGACAGTGGCCGTGGACTCGGCGCTACCCACCAGTGCGGTTGGACCGGTTTGATGGCTCGTATGATTCACGACACTGGGTAAGATTGTCTCTACTCTGCCACCTCTGAACATGATTGCTAACATGGGTTTCCAGTATCAACTGCCGTCTGCCTCATACTCCCCGCACTCCCTCGGCGGGCATGTCTCACTACTTTGATGACATCTTTGCCCGCGGCACTGATCGCCGTGGCTCGATGACGCCTGGTCCCGGTGGCAAGCCGCGGATGCGCAGATCATCAACGGCGAGATCCATCGGTGCAAGGAGTGACTTTGACGAGACTAATGGCGATGACTCACTGAGCAACTCGGCCACGTTGGATGACCCTGAGAAGCTTCGGCAGAGGATGAGAGAGAAGTCGGAGGCCGACGCACATATGCATCGCTACATCTCGGATCAGCTGGAGAGGTTCAAGGAGGACAAAGAGCACCCGGGTGGAACTGACAACGAGTATGAGGCTGGTGTCTAGAGCTTCCCTCCAATCGTCAGGAAACGCGAAAAAGTCGAGGGATAGGCTGGTGGTTTGTGCATCTTGGATGTGGGCGGGTAAAAGAAGAGTACGAGTGCATCCTTGGAGTTTTCCTTGCGTGGTGAGCATGATGAGAAACCCAAAAAACTGCCATCAATGCACATAGAGCCATATACAGGACTGTTAGACTGCAGAGGTAGAGAGGTTCCTAGGGTTAATACACGTAGATTGGGTTTCCAAAAAGGGCTTCTGGTGCTCGTTCATCTTGAGATGCCCGTACTGTGAACCATCCTCTTAACGTTCGCACATACGTACCACACATTTCTCGCCAAATCAAGCTATCTACCATCTCCAGGCGAAGGTCCAGTGTAGAAGGGGATAGAAAACATGGCTTTCTGGGCTGAGATACGTGGCACAAACAAGGTCGTTTGACCTCGATGTAGTACAGAGTCAGTCATGGCCAGCCCAAGAC encodes:
- a CDS encoding glycoside hydrolase family 63; its protein translation is MVVFDGHEYLTEEEKRLKEDRRRENPDGDAWSHFTHDDARSRAYRWGEDGIAGVSDTHGFQNIGFSFWNEEDDFLKERLFGLSNPQGNHGESVKEAHFHVDNTPHSYMKFLYKYPQKKFPYKDLLEENARRGKEDKEYQIVDTGIFDEDRYWDIFIETAKETDDPEEILFRVTAWNRGPDPAPLHIVPQMWFRNTWAWGREPEDKKPSIENVGEGLAKSKHHKLGDRYFLMSPSPGVGTSGEDVIPQMLFTDNDTNYELLYEQDNKTPYVKDAFHRHICEKEKGAVNPAQKGTKCAAWFSFNEDGGVPPGECAVVRFRFSKKNQTYFDEGDFDDLVDLRIAEADDFYYRLSPLPMADDLRNIQRQAFSGMMWTKQHYLFIWDQWANGDPTQPPPPPSRKDIRNSQWKHMHCDDILSMPDSWEYPFFAAWDSAFHCITLAMMDPDFAKKQLDLFTREWYCHPNGQLPAYEWNFGDVNPPVHAWATFRVFKIERKLYGRQDLDFLERVFQKLLLNFTWWVNRKDADGKNVFEGGFLGLDNIGLFNRSEPLPTGGSLEQADSTGWMAFYCLSMLNIALELAKHRRTYEDIASKFFEHFIFISDAMTFRTGQKDEKSLWNDEDGFYYDAISWGGPWIQQLPVRSLVGLIPLYATLTLEPELINKLPSFKKRVDWFMENRCDLAERNMASIAKRGKGNRILLSIVSKDRLEKILYRMLDEDEFFSEHGIRSLSKYHKEHPFSMEVNGQTFSVGYVPGDSDSGLFGGNSNWRGPIWLCVNFLLVESLQRFFLFYGHEFQVECPTGSGDYMHLGHVSEEIQHRLQHLMTRNDEGRRSINAGNDLLDFDPHWKDYLWFYEFFDGDSGRGLGATHQCGWTGLMARMIHDTGINCRLPHTPRTPSAGMSHYFDDIFARGTDRRGSMTPGPGGKPRMRRSSTARSIGARSDFDETNGDDSLSNSATLDDPEKLRQRMREKSEADAHMHRYISDQLERFKEDKEHPGGTDNEYEAGV